DNA from Candidatus Izemoplasma sp.:
TGTTACTAAAAATATATCACGCCCCAACGATAAAATCAATAAAACATTAAATTTTTTTTATCGTTTCTGTATATATAATAAAAAAAGTCGCATAAAGCGACTCTTTTATTCTGATTTTTCTTTTCGTTTGTAACGTCTATTAAAGCGTTCAACACGTCCAGCAGCTTTACCAAATTTCTGCTTACCAGTATAGAATGGATGGCAATTTGAACACG
Protein-coding regions in this window:
- the rpmE gene encoding 50S ribosomal protein L31, which gives rise to MKKGIHPEYKTVTVTCTTCGNTFETGSVLDEIRVDTCSNCHPFYTGKQKFGKAAGRVERFNRRYKRKEKSE